One genomic segment of Fervidobacterium pennivorans includes these proteins:
- a CDS encoding radical SAM protein translates to MNKKIDPSATLSVTVTRGCPLNCAHCGGHYLKHMVHVEELEKYVDRYKSFLISGGMLPNGEIPFGGYINYLKELKEKYGLKYNFHIGFPLQPPYEIEEVADVVSFDFYADRNVLREVYGIEREPEQILNAVLPLKVKKVPHVTIGALCGKISHEEKAIEILSKYFESVVLNVFIPTPLTKYANCQPPEIEEVARVFSKASDLFKNVVLGCMQPKGEYRKMLQERIQKYTGFIVKPITKSYDFQGCCSFYV, encoded by the coding sequence ATGAACAAAAAAATAGACCCATCCGCGACGTTATCTGTCACTGTTACTCGGGGATGCCCACTTAACTGCGCACACTGTGGTGGTCATTATTTAAAGCATATGGTTCACGTTGAAGAACTGGAAAAGTATGTAGACAGATACAAGTCTTTCCTTATAAGTGGCGGAATGTTGCCAAATGGTGAGATACCTTTTGGTGGATATATAAACTATCTAAAAGAGCTCAAGGAAAAGTATGGACTGAAGTATAACTTCCACATTGGGTTTCCTTTACAGCCACCTTATGAAATTGAAGAAGTTGCCGATGTGGTGAGTTTTGATTTTTATGCTGATAGGAACGTTCTTAGAGAAGTATACGGTATAGAGAGGGAGCCTGAACAAATTTTGAACGCGGTTTTACCATTAAAAGTGAAAAAGGTGCCACATGTGACGATAGGTGCGTTATGTGGTAAAATATCTCATGAAGAAAAAGCTATAGAAATACTTTCGAAATACTTTGAAAGCGTTGTTTTGAATGTCTTTATTCCTACTCCATTAACAAAGTATGCGAATTGTCAACCACCGGAAATTGAAGAAGTAGCTCGGGTGTTTTCCAAAGCAAGTGATTTATTTAAGAATGTTGTGCTCGGTTGTATGCAACCAAAAGGTGAATACAGAAAAATGCTACAAGAAAGGATACAAAAATATACGGGATTTATTGTGAAGCCGATAACGAAAAGTTACGATTTCCAAGGTTGTTGTTCGTTCTATGTTTGA
- the rlmN gene encoding 23S rRNA (adenine(2503)-C(2))-methyltransferase RlmN — MKKNILDFSYEELVEEFSKFGLEKFRVDQVWDWIFKKKAFDFNGMTNLSKEHRALLSERFYVGVPELLDMQVSKIDKTTKFLWQLEDGNTIESVLLFHTDRVTACISSQVGCPVKCAFCATGQSGYVRNLSVGEIVAQVIAMEKERRVNIGNIVYMGMGEPLLNYNEVVKSVRILNHKKGKNISMRRISISTVGIPEKIVQLANDLPEVKLAISLHAPTNYKRDIIIPMNRKYSVEEIIHAVKEYQKITKNRVTFEYILIREFNDFVDDAEKLAELLRGIGAYVNLIPVNPVQTDSEIKMERPHHWAIERFKEILDKHNIENEIRREKGTDIDAACGQLRRRHITSSKVKQTK; from the coding sequence ATGAAAAAGAACATTCTTGATTTTAGTTATGAAGAACTGGTTGAAGAATTTTCAAAGTTTGGACTTGAAAAATTCCGGGTTGACCAGGTGTGGGATTGGATATTCAAAAAAAAGGCATTTGATTTTAACGGGATGACAAATTTATCGAAAGAACATAGGGCTCTGCTTTCGGAAAGATTCTACGTAGGGGTGCCTGAGTTATTGGATATGCAAGTTTCCAAAATCGATAAAACTACCAAATTTCTCTGGCAGTTGGAAGACGGCAACACCATAGAATCCGTGTTGCTGTTCCACACTGACAGAGTAACTGCTTGCATCTCATCTCAAGTTGGATGTCCTGTTAAATGTGCATTTTGTGCAACTGGTCAGAGCGGTTATGTCAGAAATCTTTCCGTTGGTGAAATCGTTGCTCAGGTTATTGCGATGGAAAAGGAAAGGCGTGTGAATATTGGTAACATTGTTTACATGGGCATGGGAGAACCACTTTTGAATTACAACGAAGTGGTAAAAAGTGTGCGCATATTGAACCACAAGAAAGGCAAAAATATAAGTATGAGACGAATTTCGATATCAACAGTAGGTATCCCGGAAAAGATAGTGCAACTTGCAAACGATTTGCCCGAGGTCAAGTTGGCGATTTCGTTGCATGCACCAACGAATTATAAAAGAGACATTATTATTCCTATGAACAGAAAGTATTCTGTCGAAGAGATAATCCATGCTGTCAAAGAATATCAAAAGATTACCAAAAACCGTGTCACATTTGAATATATCCTTATTAGGGAATTCAACGATTTTGTGGACGATGCGGAAAAGCTTGCGGAACTTCTCAGAGGTATAGGCGCTTACGTTAACCTTATTCCTGTTAACCCTGTACAGACCGATAGTGAAATCAAAATGGAAAGACCTCACCATTGGGCTATTGAAAGGTTCAAGGAAATCTTAGACAAGCACAACATCGAAAACGAAATAAGAAGGGAAAAAGGAACTGATATAGATGCGGCTTGCGGTCAACTGAGAAGAAGACACATCACAAGCAGTAAAGTGAAACAGACTAAATAA
- a CDS encoding PASTA domain-containing protein — translation MIDRRIKKANKDSSKKKKHLGVVVLSFPVLVVMVIILAVISGLLAFYLVMFLETKRGTVLLPNFVGTDVQTAEKELKDLGFKVEKLGDAGRVINMEPPGNTVVKKGRKVKLFTENAVQKSLILPDFKGTWYESVQKIFDLMGIHSTIKKVPEAELGGTVIQTSPTPGNKVVTGDIVTLFVSSGSGKTDTSIPENAQNSAESSDIKLPYSASENALEVIPPSVPTESQNFGQTAPTPVSTPEDIGKRQENQESTNNSNFQGGQF, via the coding sequence TTGATAGATAGAAGAATCAAAAAAGCAAACAAGGATTCTTCGAAGAAGAAAAAACACCTCGGCGTGGTTGTCCTTTCTTTCCCAGTTTTAGTTGTAATGGTCATAATTTTGGCGGTTATTTCGGGATTACTTGCATTTTATTTGGTAATGTTCCTGGAAACGAAAAGGGGAACTGTACTCCTTCCAAATTTCGTAGGGACTGATGTTCAAACTGCAGAAAAAGAGCTGAAAGATTTGGGGTTCAAGGTTGAGAAATTGGGAGACGCGGGAAGAGTAATCAATATGGAACCTCCAGGAAATACTGTTGTGAAGAAAGGTAGGAAGGTGAAACTTTTCACAGAAAATGCAGTTCAAAAATCTCTTATTCTTCCAGATTTTAAAGGGACATGGTATGAGAGTGTTCAAAAGATATTTGATTTGATGGGAATACACTCAACCATCAAAAAGGTCCCAGAGGCGGAATTGGGTGGCACAGTTATACAAACATCACCAACTCCTGGTAACAAAGTCGTCACGGGCGATATTGTTACATTGTTTGTAAGTAGTGGATCTGGTAAAACAGACACGAGCATTCCTGAAAACGCTCAGAATTCAGCTGAATCGAGTGATATAAAGTTGCCATATTCTGCATCAGAAAATGCACTGGAGGTTATACCTCCATCTGTCCCTACTGAATCTCAAAACTTTGGACAGACTGCCCCGACACCTGTTTCTACACCAGAGGATATCGGGAAACGTCAGGAAAACCAAGAAAGTACAAATAATTCAAACTTCCAAGGGGGGCAGTTTTAA
- the rsgA gene encoding ribosome small subunit-dependent GTPase A, whose translation MKQGRRLGRVIKFYSNLLVVQDLENGEKLLCKLRGKFKKQGIRPIVGDVVEFVRVVGNEGVVENILNRSNELKKPSVANVDQVVIVTTLEKPEVPYDILDRFIVLVEYENLPIVIALNKVDLLSEEQIQKFESIYGKLYPIIKTSVTQRIGLEDLKRYLTGRVSVFAGMSGVGKSSLLNALESTLRLRTGEISEKLERGKHTTTAAELLSLSFGGWVVDTPGFASLEISHIKPLELRELFIEFENDKCFFPDCLHLNEPECYVKKAVEKGKISPTRYESYVKFLNELFEIDKTSERA comes from the coding sequence ATGAAACAGGGAAGAAGATTGGGAAGAGTTATCAAATTTTATTCTAACCTTTTGGTTGTACAAGACCTTGAAAACGGTGAAAAGCTTCTGTGCAAGCTACGTGGTAAATTCAAAAAACAAGGTATCAGACCTATTGTTGGAGATGTTGTTGAGTTTGTAAGGGTGGTTGGTAACGAAGGTGTTGTGGAAAATATTCTCAATAGAAGCAACGAACTCAAAAAGCCGAGTGTTGCAAATGTGGACCAAGTGGTTATAGTTACGACCCTTGAAAAGCCGGAAGTTCCATACGATATACTTGATAGATTCATTGTTCTGGTGGAATATGAGAATCTACCTATTGTTATAGCTCTCAACAAAGTGGATTTGTTGTCCGAAGAACAGATACAAAAATTCGAATCGATATATGGGAAGCTTTATCCAATAATAAAGACAAGCGTGACTCAAAGGATAGGTTTAGAGGACCTAAAAAGGTATCTTACAGGAAGAGTATCTGTCTTTGCTGGGATGTCTGGTGTTGGAAAAAGCAGTTTGTTGAACGCGTTGGAAAGTACACTTAGACTAAGAACAGGCGAGATTTCCGAAAAACTGGAACGAGGCAAGCACACAACAACTGCAGCTGAGCTACTCTCACTTTCTTTTGGTGGGTGGGTAGTTGATACTCCTGGATTTGCAAGTCTTGAGATTTCACACATAAAGCCTTTGGAACTACGCGAATTATTTATTGAATTTGAAAACGATAAGTGCTTTTTTCCAGATTGCTTGCATTTGAACGAACCAGAATGTTATGTAAAGAAGGCAGTTGAAAAAGGAAAAATAAGTCCAACAAGATACGAAAGCTATGTGAAATTCTTAAATGAATTGTTTGAAATCGACAAGACAAGCGAACGAGCTTAG